In Zea mays cultivar B73 chromosome 7, Zm-B73-REFERENCE-NAM-5.0, whole genome shotgun sequence, the following proteins share a genomic window:
- the LOC103632243 gene encoding CASP-like protein 1D1 has product MATVDATTPTESGGKQQAPSLPACRSFSGANPALRVLLFAVTLAGLVLLATAKQTVRVPIPQFPGLLLSRPAKFTDSPALIYLLVALVVTCFYSLLTALASLKLVSGSFPATRTLFLLVLLDVLYAAIMASATGSGGGVAWIGLKGNSHTNWNKICNIYGKFCRHIGSSVFLGLVASIILVLLAILNAHSLYRRSR; this is encoded by the exons ATGGCCACCGTGGACGCCACGACGCCGACGGAGTCCGGCGGCAAGCAGCAGGCGCCGTCCCTTCCGGCGTGCAGAAGCTTCTCCGGCGCCAACCCGGCCCTTCGGGTGCTCCTGTTCGCGGTGACGCTCGCGGGGCTGGTCCTGCTGGCCACCGCCAAGCAGACGGTGCGCGTGCCAATCCCGCAGTTCCCGGGGCTCCTCCTCTCCCGACCCGCCAAGTTCACGGACTCGCCGGCGCTCAT ATATCTGCTGGTGGCTCTCGTCGTGACGTGCTTCTACAGCTTGCTGACGGCCCTCGCCTCGCTTAAGCTCGTCTCCGGCTCGTTTCCCGCCACCAGGACTCTCTTCCTGCTTGTTCTGCTCGATGTG TTATACGCAGCTATCATGGCTTCGGCGACCGGTTCAGGAGGTGGTGTAGCGTGGATCGGCCTCAAGGGCAACTCGCACACCAACTGGAACAAGATCTGCAACATCTACGGCAAGTTCTGTCGTCACATCGGCAGCTCCGTTTTCCTAGGCCTCGTCGCCTCCATCATCCTCGTCCTGCTTGCCATCCTCAACGCCCACTCCTTGTACCGCCGCAGTCGCTAG